In Benincasa hispida cultivar B227 chromosome 8, ASM972705v1, whole genome shotgun sequence, the sequence atataacatgtaaatatatgtgataaaaaatataaatggtTACGTCTTCTTCTAATCCATTAGTAGtgtattaaaattatatatatagaattgaaattttaagaaataaaaatgcGTATATCAGATAAAAGAGAAACCCAAAGAGCAATAGGTTGCATCTAAGTAGTATGCTCCTCCTCCCTTTacactaataaaaaaatatttttaataatttttttaaaaaaaataaactgcCATGAGACAGTTTTTAATTGGGTGAAGCGGGTGCAGCCCATGCTGCACCTAAGTTTTTTCCAAAACCAAATGCGTCCCACTTGGTTCAATCTCAAGTCACCAATGACAACATAGGTTCACTATCCAACCACTGAACCATGTTTCGTCTTTCTATCTTAAGGGGGcatgcaatattatatattCCATAGgtaaatacatattttttatatttgataaaagatatatatatacataaaagatGGTGGAGCTCACAAGGTTAGATGGGATATCATCACTAAAGATCCTCTCGTGATTGTTGAAGATGCTTGGGATGATACCCTGAACTGTTGGAAGCTCAACCCCCGAAGACCTCTTGTGCAACGTGAGCAGAATGCTTGGGTTGACCTTACTACTGGTTGGCCCCATCTTTCAAACAATCTGGATGAGGATAAGATTGTATGGAAACTTGTTTCTTATAGGATTTTTTTTCTGTGAAGTCCATGAAAACACATTTTTATGGCAACTTTATAAATACTACCTCCATCAATCTGGGAAACTTATGAAAATTGTACACCCCCAAGAAATGTAAATTCTTCCTCTGGTGTATTCTACAAAATGGCCTTAACATTGCTGACAGACACCAACAAAGGAGCCCCCACAGATGTCTCAGTCCAAGCTGGTGTGATCTTTGCAGGAACAACTCCGAAAATGTGGATCACCTCTTCacaaattgtatatatacaATAAACCTCTGGATTTGTCTCTCCCAAACTTCCCTCCTACAATAATTTCAAACAACAGCTAATCTCTTTAACTATCTCTTGAGCATAAGACTAAACACTAAGGTTGGGATCCTTATTAGCAACCTCATCACAGTTGTGATGAGGTCGAAAGGAACAAAATAATCTTCCAAGATATGATTTCAACCACCATGACCGTGTGTTGGATGATGCCCTCTCTTTGCTGGTCTTTGGTGCACTAAATCTTCTCTACTTTGTAATTATGATGCCTCTACTATTGATCTCAAGTGGAAGGCTTTTTTTAACACCGTTGCCCTTTCCCAACTGTTTTGTATGAGCTATCTTCAAACTATTTGTACATACTCTTCCATTTTGAATGGAATGCAACACTATTGATTTCGGGGTATGATAGAGGTGCTAAGAAGGTGCCAATCTAGTTGGAATGTCCCAATGCACCCTTCGATCCCTCTTCCCTTtaatattttgtcaatatatatatatatatatataacaaaccGATGTGAGGGGACACGTGCCCTTGGTCCCTTTATAGATCCGTCTCTACTTTTAGTATTTGTGCATGTGactggtttttttttatttttatatcattATTACTTTgagtttaacaattaaattgGGAATTTAGACATTTCATTAAAATATTCATGGGTTAACTCATAAATATTAAGATGAAAATTTGAACCTAATTAAGCTAAGACTTCTTAAAGGAAAGTAGAGATACATATGTCATTGTCGGGATTTTAAACATCTAATCTCTCTCTCAAACACAAGCATGATATCAAGTATGATATCTTAATTAATCAGTTGAGAAAACTTGATGTGTAGCATtcaaaaatcaatatttttcgAGAGTCAAATACATCATGTGCAAAGCTAAAAGTAATAAATGCAATCACATGAAAGACAATTAAATTGACCGTAAATagaacacaattttttttttgtaacaatGTATTAGGAGATCGGTAGATGCATCCAAACATCTCAACTAAGATTGACATATCCCTTAGGACAATTAGAAACACATTCAACcttggatttttatttttttatttttttattttttgaaaaagagaaaCATTAGACCTTAAATAATAAGTCTTAATAtgtaaaattcattaaaaactcactataaaaataatcaagttgtggaaaaatttaaaagctTGACTTTGTTTCtctcttttaaaaatttctcTCTACTCTCGAATCTTACGGAACATGATAGGTTCAAAAAAGCTTTGacggctaattaattaaaattttattggcCTTAgtcaaaaacttgttttatATTCAACATGTAGATCCCCGGGTTTCTTTACAAACCAATAGACTATTTatgatataaattttgttaaataCATGATTGATTATACCAATTTgataatcaataaaaatatttactcttttttttctcttttaaaattatagaaatatgaactttcaaatttcttATTGTATCTTGAATAAAGGTAGTAAAGAAAAGTTTTACACAGAATAATTTCGTGAGAGAGAGAACAAGCCATTTCGATCTATAAATAGAGAGCTTTTACAATCCCAATCATgcacttgaaaaaaaaatcactgaaaaactaaaaaatgaaaagcTTTGAATTACTGTCTTTAATTTTCATTGTCATTGTTGCCTCTACTGAGCGACAACAATTTTGCAGAGTCAATGCCTCGCCGGAGGCGATCCTCGACACCAATGGAAAGAAGCTCCGAGGTGGCGATCACTACTACATCCTCCCATTTTTCAGCAGAAACACCGGCGGATTAGCCCTTGGAAATATCCAACGAGAATACAGTAATGAATGTCCACTCAACGTCGTCCCAGAACCTTACGAATATTTCAATGGTCTTCCAACGACGTTTTCGCCTGTAAACCCTAAAAAGGGTGTCATTCGAGTTTCCACAGATCTGAACATCCAATTCGAAAGGAATACGATGTGCGCCAAATCGACGGTGTGGAAAATAAGTAAATTCGAGCAACAATATTTAGTGACAATCGGCGGAACGAAAGGAGATCCAGGGCCGGAGACGATGGAGAATTGgttcaaaattgaaaagtacaataacaataatatatacAAGTTTGTGTATTGTCCAACGGTGTGTAAGTATTGCAAAGTTATGTGTAAAGATGTGGGGATTTTTGTCAAGAATGGAAGGATGGCTCTTGCTTTGAGCGATGCCCCATTTCCTGTTATGTTCAAGAAAGTTTATAAATGAAAAGCCGAAGAtcagaaaataaattattaaataagaGGTTGATTgatttttagaactttttccTTCATCTCCAGTGGGTCGAGTTCATGAAAGAAATTATCCTTTTAatgttgtaatattttaaatatttaatagattttAGGTGAAAAGTTACCAAAATTTGGTCCCCAATGTGGGTATGAGAGTTATGTGagaagaaactaaaaaaaaattccaagtgAATCGAGGTTGAATCTTGTATGAAATCgtggaaaaaaaagagagatgtGTTCATAAATGTAAACTTGATTTTCTGAGAATTTTATATAAGATATTATGTGAGGTGAGGAATCTGCTCTATGAACACGGTGACAAATCCAAAACTTTGAGGGAAACAATTTCATATAAGATATCATGTACTTCTAAATTTGTATCTATATGATCCCTGAACTTTAGATGTATATAATAGatccctaaattttttattgtgtTTGATATATTCTTATATAGTTtcaagtttatatttcatagaTCTTTTACATATCTACATtcgataattttaaaaattgattgtaatatcatatatgtACAATATGATCTATTAGATCTATATGTCTAATAGTCATATTGTACGttctttaaggaaaaaaattaatatactatcaattatttactaaattaaaattttaagagtcaattagtttaaaaaatcattttttgtccaataaaataattatttttacattttttttgaatatgtctaaaacatattctatagtgtccccaagatagTACCAAATCTCATCCATAAACTTATAGActttttaggctatatactatagtttgatcctcttttatgtctctataaAAAGTATTCATATATAGTCAtgggtcccttatagatagatttaatatcattttaatcttttatgtcaataaatttaatcctattaaaccaatttaaaaagattaaactcaGGTTGCTAACCTCATTAGAatcttaaactaaaatattcattttagttcattttaatatttttacaatcatgacatttacataataatataattgagttaaatttgaatCTTAGAtcatttaaaatctaaaacaaATTACTTAAGTGAGAAATAATattgtaaatcaaattttaacaatatatgaaTTATAGaaacaattatattttttatattaattttacaatgaGACTTTATGAGTATTCaatagtttaaatatttgataattattttttatattttaatacatgctatacattttttttttggaataattagattatatttaaactataaaatatggaaaaaaatgtaagaaaaaaaatgaaaccaaaaataagaaatagttatcaaacaaatttttattctttgtttgttttttttttttaagaaacatgaaatagaaatagttatcaaacatatattttttttattctagaaAATAGGAACGTCACCAAATGAACCCTAAATCATTTAAGGTTGGAACCTTTGCTAACAGCTTTTGTGGGAAAAGAAACCTCCCTGACGTTGTTTACTTACTTAAGGGGTTAACCATGGATTCAAATAATAGAAcaccaaaataaaattagattCAAAGAATAGTAGAaccaaattaaaacataaaataaaactgGAAAGTATGTATGAGAGAGTAAAAGAATTTAAGTCCACTGAAAATGCAACCATCCAAAAGTAAGATTAATTCCACATCTGatccaaagagaaataaaataggACCAAATAAGTAAAAGATCTCAAAAAGCTGGAAAATGGGTAGTCAAAATAAGTATAAGAGAtcaccaaaataaaataaaatcaaataagagatcaccaaaataaaatcaaatcaaaagaaTGTCACAGAAAACAACATaaagagagaggaagaaaatAATTGAACCATTAAGCGAatgagtaaaaaagaaaaaaaaaaaaccaaaataacaaaacacacataaagaaaatttgaagGCACAAAAAACAATGATCCTCACACATAAGAATAATGGAGTAAGAAATGTGAACTACTCTCATGTAATCAAGAGAGTTATAAAAAT encodes:
- the LOC120082526 gene encoding miraculin-like, giving the protein MKSFELLSLIFIVIVASTERQQFCRVNASPEAILDTNGKKLRGGDHYYILPFFSRNTGGLALGNIQREYSNECPLNVVPEPYEYFNGLPTTFSPVNPKKGVIRVSTDLNIQFERNTMCAKSTVWKISKFEQQYLVTIGGTKGDPGPETMENWFKIEKYNNNNIYKFVYCPTVCKYCKVMCKDVGIFVKNGRMALALSDAPFPVMFKKVYK